CTATCCCATTTTGATGCCCTGTTATAGACCCAGTCTCCCAATTTTTGGGCTATGTTTAATGCTTTTGGATTGCCTTCGTATATATAAACATCGATAAGACCGGACAAAATCTTATGCATTGTATACCATGGCACCCAGCTATTACCTGTCGATCTGCCTTCAATAACATCAAAATGTGTTTCAGGGGTTGCAAACAAGTAGCCTCTACTAAATTTATTCTGACAGGCTTCCAGTTCGTTGATGATATAATCGGTTTTGTTTTTTAATTCGGTACTTAATGCTGCATCACCTTTTGTGTTTTTATATGCCTTGGCAATAGCCGACAGGTAATGTCCCAATGTATGGCCCTGAATCATGGTATTTTCCCAACCGCCATATCTGTCTGCTTTTTTGGGCAATCCCGATACCTCTCTGAATCCAGCTACCAGACGATCAGCATTAAGCATTTTCAAATATGCAACTTCTTTATTAAAGGCGTTCACATAATACGGATCGATTATCTTAACCTGTTCCATATCAAATTCCTGGAGCTGTTCCGCACTTGCGGCTGTGACTTCAGCTGGGGTCGGCATGACAATGATTTGTGATAAAGCCATTAAACATACCAATAATACACTAATAGACTTTTTTACGTTCTTAATCATAATCTCTCCTCCATTACCGTAATGCAATGCATACAGAACAATGCAAATATAAAATTCATATATTTATTATATAAAATGAATTTTTTCTATAAATGGACTTTTTTTTGATATTTGTTAAAAATTTTAGTGAAATGCTTACCATAGTATTAAATCTTTCTTACTATGGTATTAAATTTGCAGCTATAAGTATAAAAGCCCCTAAGCGTCTCCGGTATATCCAGCATTAACGGTGAAGCTTTAAGTGTATAAGTTTCATTTGGAAGATTTACATTCCGGTATATACTTCTAGTATAAACTGAAGAACTATACTACTGAATACAAAACCTTTCTGATCTAATAAAAAATAGGAACTTTTGAGATAGCCTAATGATGGATAATTTATATTTTGTATTTAAGAGAAAAGAATATATGCCAATTAATTTTGAAGATAACGTATATCTTGCTTTACACCTTTATATATCCTATGATAAAATTAGTATAGTTACTGGATTAACATAGCTGGAAAAGTAATATTATGTTTTATCCCATGAATATATTGCTCTTATTGTCCTTAAAAATTACATACATTAAATAACATAAAACGAACTTTCATACTCCTACCATATATTCGAACTATCTCCCCAGATATATTTTCATTATCCGACATAAGACAATATTTTTTATCTTAAAATTGTGCTTCAAATATTAAAATATAAAACTAAGGGGGAATTAAAATGTTTAAAAAAACCGTATTGGCAGCCATTTCGGCTTCTGTCCTAACATTGGTAAGCAGCATAACCTTTGCTTTCAGTGTTGAAGTGCTTCAACGGACAGATTTTACTGACGGATTGAGTTCGCCTTGGAAGTTAAATCTAAGCAATCAAAACAATGCATATTCATATGTAAAGGATGAACGCCTTGTTGTCCATATGGACCAAAAGGGCACAAACAAATGGGATGTAGCAGTGGAGCATAATGATTTTACTATTTACAACGGCCATAAATATACCGTAAAATTCAAAGTCACAGCTTCAAAGAATTGCAAGATTTACGCCAAAATAGGTGATAGGGGTGAACCCTATGGTGAGGCATGGAATAATAATTGGAGCCCTTACGCCCTCACTGCAGATAAGGTTCTTGAGATCAACGACACCTTTACTGCAACTAAGGATTACAAAGATGCACAGCTTGCTTTTCATCTAGGTGGAGAATTAGCCGGGTCACTACCATATGATGTTAAATTTATTTCGATATCACTAAATGATGACTCAGCCGACCCTAAGTCAACTCCAACACCAACACCTGTTATTACTCCCTCAATGGATATAAGGGTAAACCAGTTGGGATATTACTCTGATTCAATCAAAAAAGCCACAATAAAGACTGACTCCACATCTACTTTGGATTGGGAACTTAAGAACAGTTTAGGCGTTGTGGTTGCTTCAGGTAAGACACAAGCTTTCGGCCAGAATCATGCGTCAGGAGAAAATGTCCAGATAATTGACTTTTCCAGTTATACTACTCCAGGCACTGGCTACAAGCTGTTCGCAGGGAATGCTTCAAGCCATTCCTTTGATATAGGAAATAATATTTACTCACAACTCCAATACGATGCATTGAAATATTTCTATCACGCCAGAAGTGGTATAGAAATTAAAATACCTTACTGTGTTGAATCACAATGGGCAAGAGCAGCAAGAGATAATCCGGATAAAGCCAGACTGGTACCCGGCATAAATTACACCGGCCCTTCAACTCTTGATGTAACAGGCGGATGGTATGATGGAGGATTTTATACAAAGTATACCTCCTATAATGCAATGGCATTATGGAAAATACAAAACCAGTATGAAAATGCCAAGATTACAGGAAAATCCGATGCTTTTAAAGATAACACAATGAATATTCCTGAAAGCGGAAATGGAATTCCAGATATCCTTGACGAAGCACGCTGGGGCATGGAAGGCATGCTGAAGCTTCAGATCCCTCAAGGCTTTGACCGAGCAGGAATGGCACCTTATCAAATAAATGAAGCCGTTATTGGCCTAGACGTGGCAGGTACTGGACCCTTGATAAGCAGAGTATACTATCCGCCTACAACTGATGCAACCCTCAATCTTGCATCATGTGCAGCACAAGCCGCAAGACTTTGGAAATCAATAGATACCGTTTTTTCAGACAAGTGTGTGGCAGCTGCCGAAACAGCATGGGCTGCTGCAATGAAAAATCCGGCTATCTATCAGCCACACCCAAGTGGTCAAGCACCTTCTTCATATCCAAATGACTATTTTGAGGACGAATTCTATTGGGCAGCATGCGAATTGTATTTAACAACCGGTAAAAATTTATATCTTGATTACATAAAGACCTCAAAATATTTTTGTCAAATGCCTGTGAAATTGACAGCATATTTTAATGATGGATTTCAGGGAAGCATAGACAGAAATACCACAGCAGGGCTTGGGACTTTATCCCTGGCACTTAACAAGGCTTCCGAATTTCCTGCAGCAGTAAAAAATATTACTAATGCCGCTGATCTGTACCTTTCTATTCAAAGAGAACAAGGCTATGGAATGCCTTTAGCTGAAAACAGTTTTCCATACAAGATTGGCAGCACATCCGGTATATTAGACGGATATCCAAATGAATCAAACCTCCTTGGGGCCAATAACGGAATAATTATGGCATATGCATATTCCTTGACAGGAGACAAAAAGTATTTAAATGGCGTTGGCGAGTTCATGGATTACCTTTTAGGCAGAAACCCAATAGTAAAAAGTTATATCACCGGCTATGGGAAAAATCCTGTTAAAAACCCCTATCACGCTTTCTTTGCCTATCAGGATGACAAAAGTTTCCCAAAAGCTCCCGGAGGATTTTTAGTTAGTGGAGCTACTTCATCACTAAATGCAATGAGGTTTGTGAACGCTGATGATCCTCGTTACTTACCGGCTCAGAAAAGCTATGAAGATGATTACTATAACTACTTTACAAATGAAGTAAATGTGGATCTTAACGCTTCACTTGCATGGCTGGCATCCTTTGAGGAAGCCAAAGGTCTAATTCCCACTCCAAAGAAACCTATTCCCGGAGATATAAATGAAGATGGAAAGGTCAACATGGGAGACCTTGTACTATTAGCAATATCTTTCAATTCAACATATCAAGATCCAAATTATAACAATAAGTGCGATGTTAATAATGATGGAGTAATAAATATGCATGATGTAATGGTTATAGCAATGCGTTTCGGTTATAATGAATCGATAGAACCAGGTACAGTTTACGCTTTCTAATAATATGATTTTGCAACCTTGATTAATATTGAAAACAGAGCTGCTGCAAAATGTGTCTTGTATACTACATTTTGCAGCAGCTCTTTATGTTAGCATTTCAGCTATTAGCTTAATTAATTTAGTTCTTTAATTTTATACAGTCTTCAGTGGTTTATTTCGAGCCCTTGAGCATACTTCCAAGTGCTCCTTCTTCAATCTGCTGACCGTTAAGAGTTATGTAAATGCCACTGCCTGAGTGAGTATCCTTTAAACGTATTGTTCTTACGTTGATAAAGGAATCCATTTTGAGCTTCTTTACAGCATCGGACATTGAATTATAAAGCTCCTTTGATCCCTTACCAGAACATGATTCACACATGCAGATGGTAAATTCCTGCGTCACAAAGGCTGAGTTTGCTTTCTTCTTTACAGTGTTGCAGGCATTATCCCCAACCTTTGGCGTATAGGTTGTGTGCAGCAGTTCATGTGCCAGATGAGAGTTTGCCTCACCATAAAACTCATTGTACAGCCTTAGTATATCAGGGTTTTCCTGGGATTTACGATACTGGGCGGTTTTATCTATATTCACGAGAACCTGCTGGCGTTTTTCCATTGCATCTATCTTTTCCGGTACCGGATGTCCTGCACCACAAATACATCCACCAGGGCACGCCATTACTTCTATAAGGTCATAACCAACATCAACGCCTTGGATTATCTTTTCCACGATTGGTTCAGCATTATGTAGACCGCTTATAACAGCAACACGTACATTTGTGCCGTTTGCGTCAACTGTAGCTTCCTTGAGACCTTCAAACCCACGAATTTCTTCAAAGTCAAGACGATCTACAAGAACATTTCCTGTAAGCTTCTCAACAGCCATTCGAAGAGCAGCTTCAGCAACACCTCCGGAAGCACCAAAGAGAACCCCTGCACCAGTTACCCTCTTATATGGATCATCAAACTCTTGTGGTACTATATCGGCGGTTTTGATACGGAGCAGTTCAACCATTTCAAGCATTTCACTTGAAGTGAGGACTGCATCTACATCCCTTATTCCCTCAGGAGCAAATTCAGAGCGGGCTGCTTCATGCTTTTTAGCAAGACATGGCACTATAGAAACTACAAAAAGGTCTTCCTTCTTTATTCCGGCTAATTTTGCATAATGATTCTTAACCGTTGCTCCCATCATCTGCTGAGGTGATTTACAGGTTGAAAGGTGCGGTATGATCTCTGGATAACGCTTTTCAACCAGATTGACCCATCCTGGACAGCATGATGTAAACTGAGGCATAACACCTTTCTTCTCAACACGAGTGAGAAACTCTGTTGTCTCTTCCACAATGGTGAGATCGGCAGCAAATGAGAAGTCGAATATCTTATCAAATCCCATTTTTCTTAATATTCCAGCCATAAAAGGTGATGCTTCATCATATGGAATACCAAAATAAGATGAAACAATACTGCGAACTGCAGGAGCAACAAAACCTACAACTGTCTTACCGGAGTCATTGATTGCCCTGAATACCTTTCCTTTTTCACGTCTGAAATCAAGTGCACCACAAGGACAGGCATTCACGCACTGACCGCAGCTGACACAGTCTGTTTCCTGAAGGGGCAGACCGCTTTTTGTTCCAACAAGCTGTCTCCCATGTTTTGTATAATATGTAAGGACATCCGGCCCTTCAATCTCTGCACACGCTGCAATACAGCGTCCGCATGAAATACATTTATTGTGGTCGCGGATGATAAACGGATGATCATCCACAATTGGAATGTATGGGCGTTCATGAATAGGATTTACATATTCTATTTTGTGAGCTTGTGCTTCTTTTCTGAGGTCACAGCTGAAGCGTTCCTTACAACCGCATTTAAGGCAGCGGCGTGCTTCCTCTCTGGCAGACTCGTCACTATATCCAAGCTCAACCTCATTAAAGTTATTTTTGCGTTGACTTATTGAAAGTTCTGGCATTTTTGCACGGAAAACCTTAGGCATTTCTTCGAACTCCCACTTAGGTAGGTCTTCCATCGACCCGCGGCTGCAGCTATAGTCTGCGTTGGCCTCCTGAACATATCCTTTCGTCAGGAAACTATTCATAGCATCTGCGGCATGACGGCCTGCTGCTACTGCCTGAATAACTGTTGCAGGACCTGTAACACAGTCACCACCTGCAAATATCTTTACTTCAGATGTTTGCATAGTATTGCCATTGATTTCTATATCGCCCCACTTATTAAGCTTAACGGGCATATCGTTATATAGGAACTGAGTATTTGTGCTCTGACCGATTGCACCAATAATTGTGTCTGCATCTATCAAAACATCACTGCCTTCAACGGGTACAGGACGACGACGACCTGAACGGTCCGGTTCACCAAGCTGCATTTCCATACAGTGAAGTGTTTTCTTTCCGCCGTTCATAACAATTTTATTTGGTGCCATTAAAAAGAGCATTTCTACCCCTTCATGCAAAGCTTCTTCAACTTCATAGGGCTCAGCCGGCATTTCTTCACGGGTACGACGATAAATCAACTTAACTGATTTAGCACCTTTACGAAGTGCTGTACGAGCACAGTCTATGGCAGTGTTACCTCCACCAATGACAACCACATTGTCACCAAGCTTAATATCCATACCCTTTGTTACCTGCTCAAGGTATTGTATTCCAAGCCATACACCTTCAAGATTTTCTCCCTCAAGATGCATAGGGGTTGCACGCCATGATCCTATTGCAAGATAAACCGAGTCAAAATCATTATTAAGATCCTCAAGACGTATATGCGTTCCCAACGCTTTACCTGTCATTATCTTGATACCCATCTTTTTCATTATATCGATTTCTTTATCCAGGGTAGCCTTTGGTAAACGATATTCCGGAATTCCGTAACGCATCATTCCGCCTGCATGGGGCTGACGTTCAAATACAGTTACATCATGACCGTTTATCGCACTGTAGTATGCAGCTGAAAGACCTGACGGTCCTGCACCTACAATAGCAATTTTCTTTCCTGTGGAAGGTTTTAAATCAGGAATCCAGGGACCCCTTGACATATCCCAATCAGCAGCAAACCTTTTTACATAGTTTATTGCAACAGGTGAATCAACCAAATTGCGGCGGCATGCCGATTCACATGTGTGTGGACATACACGGCCGCACACAATAGGGAAAGGATTGTTGTCTTTGATAACGCGTATTGCAGCTTCATAATTACCGTTACCGACGTGGCGAAGATAGGATTGAATGTCTATGTTAGCCGGACAAGTGGTAACACAGGGAGCAACGCAATCTGCATTGTGATCAGAAAGAAGCTGCTCTAAGCGTACCTTCCTATAGTTTTCAAGCTTAGGGCTATTGGTGCAAATAACCATACCCTCTTTAACAGGAGTCTGACATGCTTTCACGTCTCTGTCTCCCAATTCAACTACACATAATCCACAGTTTCCGTTTGACCTTTCAAGTCTGATATCATAGCAAAGATGAGGTATATGTATATCCTCCTGAAGTAATGCCTGAAGGATGGTAAGATTGTCATAGACCTCGATTTCCCGTCCATTGACGGTTACCTTGATGCGTTTGTGATTTGTTAATGTTTTCATAACCTTTTCCTCTTATAATATGTATTTGAAAAAATTTATAATAAAAGTTTTGCAGTAAAAGATACTGTAAAACGTGTCCATTGGTATATGTATAATTCTTTCAAAATCCCATTTGCAAAAAGTTATCAAGTGATTTTCCAATATTAATGTTGCCATGAGAAATTATTGTATAGAATATGCATTAATTTCTTAAACAAAACAAAATTTTGGAAGGATTATACTTCACCGCTTGAATATAACTATATTTATATATCAATGGATCAGCCATAATTAAGGAATGATAAAAAGAATTACTTGCCATAAATATAAGTGTATAATTAGATTTGTATACTTATGTAAGGCAATAGACTGCCGAAGCTTCACTGCTTTGCCAAAACATCTTTGCTTTGCTCTGCCGAATGCAAGATTACATTTTTAATATATAATAGTAAGTTATTTTTTTAACATTCTTATGACCATTTACTATTATAGCTGAATAATTATAATTTGTCATTTCATGTTTCGACATTTTTTAAGTGTTTTAGTTGAATATTTCGATATCTTTGCCGATTAATTGTCCCTAGATGGTTTTATGCTTCATTTATCCAAACATTTCAGCAAATTTCGAAGTAATCTGGTTTAGACTCTCCTATTCCTTAATATAAATTACGTAGAATTTTAAATGGGAGACTTTCTAAAAGGGTATAGCAAGTCTACGTGAAACCCATATGCAGCAACTAGAAAAATTATAACTGCAGCCCCCAAAATTATACACATATTTTTGCCAAAGCTGGCACCCTCGTTTTTCTCAAAAATCAATCCCAGTATAAAACCTGCTATAAATAAAGCCAGAGATATAAATAATGTATTGTACAGCACTGATTTTTTGCTGATACCTATCGCATTTAAAAATATCGTACCAAGGCAGAAGGTTCTCCCAATCTTGATTGAAACAAGAATGCCAAGAAAAAATATTGGGCCTGAAATAGTACCAGGACCTATTTTTGAACTCAATTTCACCACTCCTAAGAAAGTTTTAATTTAAGCATTAAGTGTTTATAGTATTTATCTGTCATAATTAAATTCAACCTCTACAATACGAACATCTGCTATGTTTTTATCATCAAATAGCTTCAGTGCCGACACCGTAGGCACTTTTAAAAGTACACCATTAAACCTGAGGTTTTTTGACCCTATAAGATCATTGACCTTTATGAGGTCGGATGCAAACTCATCATCTTTAAGATATTTGGAGTACTCTATAAATCTTTTCATTTCGTTCTTGAAATACTTAAAGCTTTGTGCTACAGGTTGTTTGGCATCAAGAGCCCACAAATCATCTATATTAGAACCGTCTTCCACCCCATCATTTGAAGCTGCTTCGTTTTTGGGGAAGTCGGTTACATCGGGTGCCAGATGGCCCACCATTTCTATATTTAATGGAAATCCCCAGTTTGCACGAAGAAAGCCCATGTTTTTGTAACCCCATTTATTTATTGAAATACCGCTTGTATCTATTGAAAACCACCACTCCCTGTAACCACCATTATCAATTTTTGTAACCAGGACATCAAGGTTTTCAAGTGTTACCGGCTTCTCAAAATAGACAGTCAATGAACTAAGGCTCCAATCTTTAACCGCTTCAAGCTTGGATTTGACTTTTTTCAAAGAATCATCATTTCTGTTAACCTGATGGCCCCAGCCAACTGGAAAAACAGCACCATTATCTAAATATGTAGTTTTCCAGTCTATTTCTCCTATATAATTAGGAACAGCCAAATCAAACTTTCCGCTTCGAGAATTTCCAAATAAAAGAGGCTGCTCGAACTCAAATATATTTATGGATTCAAGAGGTCCAAGTCGGCCTAACCAGCCACCCTTAGCCCTTCCCCCAGGAATATTGAAGTGAACAATGTCATTTAGTGCCCCCCTCACCATCTCATTCTTCTTCATCAGAGGCTTTGCCATTATCGTTTGAAAAATAAATGTCAGAACTATATAGCAAATAGCAATTACCAACGCACATGCTATTACTATTCTTCCCAGTACTCTCTTAAAGAAGATATTCTCCAGCTTTCTTTGCTTGATTTCCAGGTGTTCATCCTTTAATTCCATCATGGAATCAGCTTTTATACCTTCGAATATACTGAAGCATTCATCACATTCCTTAAGATGATTTTCGACGCTTTTCTTCTCGCTATCTGATAACCTTTCTTTCAAAAAGTCAGGCAGTAATTTTTTTACCACCTCACATTGTGGTCCCAATTCTTCATTCATGGCTATTGTAAACCTCCCTAAACTTTTTCCTTGCCCTGTGCAAAGTAACCTTAACCGAAGATTCGGTAGAATTTATTATTTCTGCTATTTCCTTATATGAAAAACCATAGTGGTCCTTAAGCAGTATTGCTGTTTTAAAATGCAGCGGCAGCCTCCCTAATGCTTCAGCTAAATGTAGTATATCAGTATCATTTTTTGCTGTTGCTTTAAAATCCTCTTCATAGGGTTCGAAATTTAATATATTGATTTTATTTTTTCTTACATAGTCTATAAAGTTGTTGTGAGCAACACGTATCAACCATTTAATGCATATATAAGACGATTTATCGCTATAAAACATCAGGAGAGCTTTATAAAAGGTTTCCTGGGTCAAATCTTCTGCAAGCTCAGTATTTTTGCAAATATTTCTTAAGTAATTATCAACCTTTTTATAGTTTTCCCTGTATATCTTTTTAAAGCCCTCCACATGCTCACCCCTTTATCCATTACACTAATTATAACGGAAATTTATGGTGAAAAGTTACAGCATCATTTTTAGAATACATCTCGCTAAAAAATTCTTATAGGTGTACAAACACCGACAAAGGAAAAAAGGTCTTCAACATCTGCGTGCTTATTTACTATTGTAAAGTTCCCTGTTGGTGTAGGGGTTGATGGCTTGCCTGTGGCAACAGGATAAGATTTGATTAGTCTACCTTGGCGGTATAAAGCACTGGGATTAATACCAGGGTTTGCATTCCGCAATGCTTCGACTTTTATTCCACTACTCTATACCATGCTGGCCATGCCTCTCAGTACCATCCTGCTTTTTTTTACATATAGGTTGCCTGAGGAGTCCAAGCCTGCATAAAATACCTCCTTAATATCTGATACACCATAGCCTTTAATTTTGTTGGAATATTTAAATTAGAAGGCTTTGTGGCTATAAAATAGCCTATACCAGAGTATGGTATAGATTCAAGCATTATTTGCTTCATAGCCTTAGCTCCTGATATTTTGGTATGTATAAGTAAGTAAACCCTCCTATGTCTGGCATATGCAGATAGGAGGGCTGCTGATTAATTGTCAGTTAATTGATTTTATTTAGATGTCTTCTGATCTATCATGTTCTTCACTTCTTCTGCAGTAAGTCCGCTGGCACTAATTACTGGAATCTTGGTAGATGTATCTGCAAAACCCATCATATTGGTGTTGTAGTCTGCAGCAATAATTACATCTAGATTATCATATTTGGCAATATTATTTTCAATGTTTTCACTTAGAATCTGCACTGTATATCCCTGATTCTTCAAATAGTCAGCTACATTAGTCAGACCTTTTTCTACACCTATATTTTTCATATGTCATCACCTCGTCCTTATTCTTCCCCCATGAAGTGTTGGTATGCATGTAAATATATAGCGAATTGGTAATTTGTTATTTAATACCCTTGATCATCAATTAGCCAAGGCGAATTTTTATCCTTACGGACGAGAATCATATTCCAGTCAGTATTTGCTTTAACAGCCATACCTATCTTGAAAATCCGTGCGAAAAAAAGTGAACCTTGAGTCATACTTTGGTTCATCAAGTCTTTCACCAGACGGTGAATTCCGAAATGCAAACGTAACTTTATCCAAATTATCAATCATGCAAAATAAAACAAGTGCATTCTTCTGCAGATTGGAATAGCTTGCTTTATCGCTTCTTATAAGAGGCCATTCACTAACATATGTACCATCATATTGAAGTCCATAAAATACCGTCAGTCCATAAGGCCGCTTATCTGTTTCCAATGATATATAGCTTTGAATAAAGCTTTTTTCAGGTACCGGCAAATTTTGTGCCAAATCCGAAACCTTCCAAGCCTCACCTTTATAAGGTGTTCTGAGCTTTGAAATCCGATCTAAGTCAAAGTTCATCATATCAACTCTAACAACAAAGGAGTATTCCACCTGTCCTTTATCTTTAAACCCCAGCTTAACTCCATATATATACTCCCCGCCATCAACAGGTGCCTGAAAATATAAAACCCCATTGATTATGCTTGGTTCAGGGGATTCAAACTGCGCCCTTCTGCCTTCCTTGTAAACTGTAAGTCCTATCAAGGTAAAATCATGTTTCCTGTCAATTTTTATCTTTTGTGTACTTATTGACATCTGCTGTCTTGAACTTATGTTAACTATATTGTCAGGATTGTATTTCATCTCTAGCGGATTTACTGAATCAGCATTGACAGAATTCCATGAATAAGTCCCAACCACCGCCTTCTTTGTCTTTTCATATTCAGCACTTATATAAATATTCGGCGGAGAGCTGGCACCAATTCCAACACCAGCTCCTAAATATAGAGCTCCTACTATAACGGCTATAAACAAAGCTGCAGATAACAGCACCATAGCTTTCGACTTTTTTCCATGGTTCATGATAGCCGTAAGCCGATCTTTGAGGCTCTGCTTCTCTTCATACATAGTTGCCTGTAATTGTACCGAGTTATATTTGCCGCCAGCTGCCACATCTATAAGCGTATCCCCATAGTCCTGCTTTTCTTTAACACTAAGATTCTTTATAACTGCTTCGTCACAAGCCAATTCGCAGGCATGACCGATTTCTTTTCTTATAAGGTACATCAGCGGATTAAACCAGTGAATAGCTTGAGCTATCATTGTCAGCCACTTTATAGCTATGTCAAACCGCTTCATATGATTAATCTCATGAAGCAGAATAAACTTTATTTGTTTCTCGGAAAAGTCTGTGTCGGGAATTATAACACAGGGCCTTGCAATGCCAATAAGCATTGGGGCTTTCACATATCGGTTGCGAAAAAGTTTCAACCTGTACCCCCTTAATAAATTATTTAAAGTTTGACTTTGTTCATCCGAAGCAGGTCTGTTTGCTTTTCTTATTTGCTTTA
The genomic region above belongs to Pseudobacteroides sp. and contains:
- a CDS encoding NAD(P)-binding protein translates to MKTLTNHKRIKVTVNGREIEVYDNLTILQALLQEDIHIPHLCYDIRLERSNGNCGLCVVELGDRDVKACQTPVKEGMVICTNSPKLENYRKVRLEQLLSDHNADCVAPCVTTCPANIDIQSYLRHVGNGNYEAAIRVIKDNNPFPIVCGRVCPHTCESACRRNLVDSPVAINYVKRFAADWDMSRGPWIPDLKPSTGKKIAIVGAGPSGLSAAYYSAINGHDVTVFERQPHAGGMMRYGIPEYRLPKATLDKEIDIMKKMGIKIMTGKALGTHIRLEDLNNDFDSVYLAIGSWRATPMHLEGENLEGVWLGIQYLEQVTKGMDIKLGDNVVVIGGGNTAIDCARTALRKGAKSVKLIYRRTREEMPAEPYEVEEALHEGVEMLFLMAPNKIVMNGGKKTLHCMEMQLGEPDRSGRRRPVPVEGSDVLIDADTIIGAIGQSTNTQFLYNDMPVKLNKWGDIEINGNTMQTSEVKIFAGGDCVTGPATVIQAVAAGRHAADAMNSFLTKGYVQEANADYSCSRGSMEDLPKWEFEEMPKVFRAKMPELSISQRKNNFNEVELGYSDESAREEARRCLKCGCKERFSCDLRKEAQAHKIEYVNPIHERPYIPIVDDHPFIIRDHNKCISCGRCIAACAEIEGPDVLTYYTKHGRQLVGTKSGLPLQETDCVSCGQCVNACPCGALDFRREKGKVFRAINDSGKTVVGFVAPAVRSIVSSYFGIPYDEASPFMAGILRKMGFDKIFDFSFAADLTIVEETTEFLTRVEKKGVMPQFTSCCPGWVNLVEKRYPEIIPHLSTCKSPQQMMGATVKNHYAKLAGIKKEDLFVVSIVPCLAKKHEAARSEFAPEGIRDVDAVLTSSEMLEMVELLRIKTADIVPQEFDDPYKRVTGAGVLFGASGGVAEAALRMAVEKLTGNVLVDRLDFEEIRGFEGLKEATVDANGTNVRVAVISGLHNAEPIVEKIIQGVDVGYDLIEVMACPGGCICGAGHPVPEKIDAMEKRQQVLVNIDKTAQYRKSQENPDILRLYNEFYGEANSHLAHELLHTTYTPKVGDNACNTVKKKANSAFVTQEFTICMCESCSGKGSKELYNSMSDAVKKLKMDSFINVRTIRLKDTHSGSGIYITLNGQQIEEGALGSMLKGSK
- a CDS encoding RNA polymerase sigma factor; protein product: MEGFKKIYRENYKKVDNYLRNICKNTELAEDLTQETFYKALLMFYSDKSSYICIKWLIRVAHNNFIDYVRKNKINILNFEPYEEDFKATAKNDTDILHLAEALGRLPLHFKTAILLKDHYGFSYKEIAEIINSTESSVKVTLHRARKKFREVYNSHE
- a CDS encoding zf-HC2 domain-containing protein — protein: MNEELGPQCEVVKKLLPDFLKERLSDSEKKSVENHLKECDECFSIFEGIKADSMMELKDEHLEIKQRKLENIFFKRVLGRIVIACALVIAICYIVLTFIFQTIMAKPLMKKNEMVRGALNDIVHFNIPGGRAKGGWLGRLGPLESINIFEFEQPLLFGNSRSGKFDLAVPNYIGEIDWKTTYLDNGAVFPVGWGHQVNRNDDSLKKVKSKLEAVKDWSLSSLTVYFEKPVTLENLDVLVTKIDNGGYREWWFSIDTSGISINKWGYKNMGFLRANWGFPLNIEMVGHLAPDVTDFPKNEAASNDGVEDGSNIDDLWALDAKQPVAQSFKYFKNEMKRFIEYSKYLKDDEFASDLIKVNDLIGSKNLRFNGVLLKVPTVSALKLFDDKNIADVRIVEVEFNYDR
- a CDS encoding YkuS family protein; its protein translation is MKNIGVEKGLTNVADYLKNQGYTVQILSENIENNIAKYDNLDVIIAADYNTNMMGFADTSTKIPVISASGLTAEEVKNMIDQKTSK
- a CDS encoding glycoside hydrolase family 9 protein; translation: MFKKTVLAAISASVLTLVSSITFAFSVEVLQRTDFTDGLSSPWKLNLSNQNNAYSYVKDERLVVHMDQKGTNKWDVAVEHNDFTIYNGHKYTVKFKVTASKNCKIYAKIGDRGEPYGEAWNNNWSPYALTADKVLEINDTFTATKDYKDAQLAFHLGGELAGSLPYDVKFISISLNDDSADPKSTPTPTPVITPSMDIRVNQLGYYSDSIKKATIKTDSTSTLDWELKNSLGVVVASGKTQAFGQNHASGENVQIIDFSSYTTPGTGYKLFAGNASSHSFDIGNNIYSQLQYDALKYFYHARSGIEIKIPYCVESQWARAARDNPDKARLVPGINYTGPSTLDVTGGWYDGGFYTKYTSYNAMALWKIQNQYENAKITGKSDAFKDNTMNIPESGNGIPDILDEARWGMEGMLKLQIPQGFDRAGMAPYQINEAVIGLDVAGTGPLISRVYYPPTTDATLNLASCAAQAARLWKSIDTVFSDKCVAAAETAWAAAMKNPAIYQPHPSGQAPSSYPNDYFEDEFYWAACELYLTTGKNLYLDYIKTSKYFCQMPVKLTAYFNDGFQGSIDRNTTAGLGTLSLALNKASEFPAAVKNITNAADLYLSIQREQGYGMPLAENSFPYKIGSTSGILDGYPNESNLLGANNGIIMAYAYSLTGDKKYLNGVGEFMDYLLGRNPIVKSYITGYGKNPVKNPYHAFFAYQDDKSFPKAPGGFLVSGATSSLNAMRFVNADDPRYLPAQKSYEDDYYNYFTNEVNVDLNASLAWLASFEEAKGLIPTPKKPIPGDINEDGKVNMGDLVLLAISFNSTYQDPNYNNKCDVNNDGVINMHDVMVIAMRFGYNESIEPGTVYAF
- a CDS encoding DUF4829 domain-containing protein, which codes for MNQSMTQGSLFFARIFKIGMAVKANTDWNMILVRKDKNSPWLIDDQGY
- a CDS encoding L,D-transpeptidase codes for the protein MRNANPGINPSALYRQGRLIKSYPVATGKPSTPTPTGNFTIVNKHADVEDLFSFVGVCTPIRIF